A region from the Agrobacterium cucumeris genome encodes:
- a CDS encoding ribbon-helix-helix domain-containing protein yields MIRKHSATLHGHRTSISLEDAFWEELKTIAERRKISFAALLAEIDDNRPADSNLSSSLRVYVLNWLKSR; encoded by the coding sequence ATGATCCGCAAGCACTCAGCCACATTACACGGCCACCGCACCAGCATTTCACTTGAAGATGCCTTCTGGGAAGAACTGAAGACGATTGCCGAAAGGCGCAAGATCAGCTTCGCCGCCCTGCTCGCGGAAATAGATGACAACCGGCCCGCCGACAGTAATCTGTCCTCGTCTTTGCGCGTTTATGTGCTGAACTGGCTGAAGAGCCGGTAA
- the hflC gene encoding protease modulator HflC: MGNRLTAILVGLAAVLFLGYSSIFVVNERQQAIVVRFGQIQDVKTAPGLYFKLPFAFMDADRVQYVENRALRFDHDNIRVQVSGGKFYEVDAFVVYRITDARRFRQTVSGDQMSAESRLRTRLDASLRRVYGLRGFESALSDARASMMQEVRDDLRPDAESLGISIVDVRIRRTDLTQEVSQQTFERMKSERLAEAELIRARGNEEAQRRRAIADRQVVEFESDARRQSEVLRGEGDANRNRIFGEAFQRDPNFFEFYRSMAAYANSMTGTGTTLVLSPDSTFFRYFNNINGAPSAAPAAPAAPAPAN; this comes from the coding sequence ATGGGTAACCGTCTTACGGCCATTCTCGTCGGTCTCGCCGCCGTGCTTTTCCTCGGCTATTCATCGATCTTCGTCGTCAACGAGCGCCAGCAGGCCATCGTCGTGCGCTTCGGTCAGATCCAGGATGTGAAAACCGCGCCGGGCCTCTATTTCAAGCTGCCCTTCGCCTTCATGGATGCCGATCGGGTGCAATATGTCGAGAACCGGGCGCTGCGCTTCGATCACGACAATATCCGTGTTCAGGTTTCGGGCGGCAAGTTCTATGAAGTAGACGCCTTCGTCGTCTATCGCATTACGGACGCACGCCGTTTCCGCCAGACGGTCTCGGGTGACCAGATGTCGGCCGAATCGCGTCTTCGTACCCGTCTCGACGCATCTTTGCGCCGGGTCTACGGTCTTCGCGGCTTTGAATCGGCGCTTTCGGATGCACGCGCATCGATGATGCAGGAAGTGCGGGACGATCTGCGTCCTGACGCGGAATCGCTCGGCATCAGCATCGTGGATGTCCGCATCCGCCGTACCGATCTGACGCAGGAAGTGTCGCAGCAGACCTTCGAGCGCATGAAGTCGGAACGTCTGGCTGAAGCAGAACTCATCCGCGCCCGCGGTAATGAAGAAGCCCAGCGCCGCCGCGCTATCGCCGACCGTCAGGTCGTCGAGTTCGAGTCCGATGCGCGTCGTCAGTCTGAAGTGCTGCGCGGTGAAGGCGATGCCAACCGTAACCGCATATTCGGCGAGGCTTTCCAGCGCGATCCGAACTTCTTCGAGTTCTATCGCTCGATGGCCGCCTATGCCAATTCGATGACCGGTACCGGCACGACGCTGGTCCTGTCGCCGGATTCGACCTTCTTCCGTTATTTCAACAACATCAACGGCGCTCCGTCTGCGGCTCCGGCCGCACCCGCGGCGCCCGCGCCGGCGAACTGA
- a CDS encoding thymidylate synthase, translated as MKQYLDLLRHVMDIGSDRGDRTGTGTRSVFGYQMRFDLSQGFPVLTTKKLHLRSIVHELLWFLKGDTNIAYLKENGVSIWDEWADENGDLGPVYGAQWRSWPAPDGRHIDQIALLIEALKTNPNSRRHIVSAWNPALVDEMALPPCHCLFQFYVSDGKLSCQLYQRSADIFLGVPFNIASYALLTLMVAQVTGLKPGDFVHTLGDAHIYANHFEQARLQMTRTPKALPTMRLNPDVKDLFGFKFEDFTLENYEADSSIKAPIAV; from the coding sequence ATGAAACAATATCTCGATCTTCTCCGGCATGTGATGGATATCGGCTCCGACCGCGGAGACCGCACCGGCACCGGTACGCGCTCGGTCTTTGGTTACCAGATGCGTTTCGACCTTTCGCAGGGCTTTCCGGTCCTCACCACCAAGAAGCTGCATCTGCGCTCGATCGTCCATGAACTGCTGTGGTTCCTGAAGGGCGACACCAATATCGCCTATCTCAAGGAAAACGGTGTTTCCATCTGGGATGAGTGGGCCGATGAAAACGGTGATCTCGGCCCGGTCTATGGCGCGCAGTGGCGCTCGTGGCCGGCACCGGATGGTCGTCATATCGACCAGATCGCGCTTTTGATCGAGGCGCTGAAAACCAACCCCAATTCCCGCCGCCACATCGTTTCGGCCTGGAACCCGGCGCTGGTGGACGAAATGGCGCTGCCGCCCTGCCATTGCCTGTTCCAGTTCTATGTTTCGGACGGCAAATTGTCCTGCCAGCTTTACCAGCGCTCGGCTGATATTTTCCTTGGCGTGCCCTTCAACATCGCCTCTTACGCGCTGCTGACGCTGATGGTGGCGCAGGTGACCGGTCTGAAACCGGGTGATTTTGTCCATACGCTTGGCGACGCGCATATCTATGCCAATCATTTCGAGCAGGCGCGGCTGCAGATGACGCGAACCCCGAAAGCCTTGCCGACAATGCGCCTCAACCCTGATGTGAAGGATCTTTTCGGCTTTAAGTTCGAAGACTTTACGCTGGAGAATTACGAGGCCGATTCAAGCATTAAGGCACCGATCGCAGTATGA
- a CDS encoding DUF4169 family protein encodes MAADIVNLRQFRKQKARSEKEKQAEQNRLSFGRSKTEKNLTSALNEKAEKALDQGRLEKDDGGTDRD; translated from the coding sequence ATGGCCGCCGATATCGTCAATCTGCGTCAGTTTCGGAAGCAGAAGGCCCGCAGCGAAAAGGAAAAACAGGCGGAACAGAACCGCCTGTCCTTCGGTCGCAGCAAGACCGAAAAAAACCTGACATCGGCCCTTAATGAGAAAGCTGAAAAGGCGCTCGATCAGGGACGACTCGAAAAGGATGATGGCGGGACCGACAGGGACTGA
- the serB gene encoding phosphoserine phosphatase SerB: MALVATLIANPSNPVLTPALGEAAAKAVNASGLYWLADGVACDIALPSGTSAEEARNAIAGALTGQPIDIVIQEQDQRRKKLLIADMDSTMIGQECIDELAAEVGLKDKVSTITARAMNGEIAFEPALRERVALLKGLPVSVIDDVIEKRITLTSGGKELIATMKAKGYYTALVSGGFTVFTGRVAAMLGFDENRANLLGEANGELDGTVAEPILGKQAKVDALNDIAAKLGISPEEAMAVGDGANDLGMLHLAGAGVALHAKPAVAAEAQMRIDHGDLTALLYIQGYRKTDFVTP; encoded by the coding sequence ATGGCTCTCGTTGCCACGCTTATCGCCAATCCGTCAAATCCTGTTCTTACACCGGCCCTCGGCGAAGCCGCCGCAAAGGCCGTCAATGCGTCAGGTCTTTACTGGCTGGCGGATGGTGTCGCCTGCGATATCGCTTTGCCTTCCGGCACCAGTGCCGAAGAGGCCCGCAACGCGATTGCCGGCGCGCTGACTGGCCAGCCGATCGATATCGTCATCCAGGAGCAGGACCAGCGCCGCAAGAAACTGCTGATCGCCGATATGGATTCGACCATGATCGGCCAGGAATGCATCGACGAGCTGGCCGCCGAAGTCGGCCTGAAGGACAAGGTCTCCACCATCACCGCCCGCGCCATGAATGGCGAGATCGCTTTTGAGCCGGCGCTCCGGGAACGCGTGGCGCTGCTGAAAGGCCTGCCGGTTTCGGTCATCGACGACGTCATCGAAAAGCGCATCACGCTGACATCAGGCGGCAAAGAACTGATCGCCACCATGAAGGCCAAAGGCTATTACACCGCGCTGGTTTCCGGTGGCTTCACGGTTTTCACCGGCCGCGTCGCAGCGATGCTCGGTTTCGATGAAAACCGCGCCAATCTGCTCGGCGAAGCCAATGGCGAGCTTGACGGCACCGTTGCCGAACCCATCCTCGGCAAGCAGGCCAAGGTGGATGCGCTGAACGACATCGCCGCAAAGCTTGGCATCTCTCCGGAAGAGGCGATGGCCGTCGGCGATGGCGCCAACGATCTCGGCATGCTGCATCTGGCCGGCGCGGGTGTTGCCCTGCACGCCAAGCCCGCCGTGGCGGCCGAAGCACAGATGCGCATCGACCACGGCGACCTGACCGCGCTTCTTTACATTCAGGGTTACCGCAAGACGGATTTTGTCACTCCATGA
- a CDS encoding GNAT family N-acetyltransferase, translated as MIIRETPRLILREWKESDRDLFREINADEKVMEFFPFRRSHAEADTVLETINGMIRGSGYGFYAMELRETGEVMGFCGISPVMNLDPPFPLGTMEIGWRLATRFWGHGYVTEAAQSLLVMAFDEKETPEIVSFAVHDNHRSTRVMERIGLKRDPSRDFDHPRVPDDTHPHLRPHVTYALTLAEWRERQLQ; from the coding sequence ATGATCATCCGCGAAACACCAAGGCTCATTCTGCGCGAGTGGAAGGAGAGCGACCGCGACCTGTTCCGCGAAATCAACGCAGACGAAAAGGTCATGGAGTTTTTTCCCTTCCGTCGCAGCCACGCGGAAGCGGACACCGTACTGGAAACCATCAACGGCATGATCCGTGGCAGCGGTTATGGCTTCTACGCCATGGAACTGCGCGAAACCGGCGAAGTCATGGGTTTCTGCGGCATATCGCCCGTCATGAACCTCGATCCGCCTTTCCCGCTCGGCACCATGGAGATCGGCTGGCGGCTTGCCACCCGCTTCTGGGGCCACGGCTACGTCACCGAAGCTGCACAATCGCTGCTCGTCATGGCCTTTGATGAAAAGGAAACGCCGGAAATCGTCTCCTTCGCCGTCCACGACAACCACCGCTCGACCCGTGTGATGGAGCGCATCGGCCTGAAGCGGGACCCGTCACGCGATTTCGATCATCCGCGTGTGCCCGATGACACCCATCCGCATCTGCGTCCGCATGTGACCTATGCGCTGACGCTGGCGGAATGGCGGGAACGGCAGTTGCAATAA
- the miaA gene encoding tRNA (adenosine(37)-N6)-dimethylallyltransferase MiaA: MMKNLDENFDAILITGPTASGKSALALRLARERNGVVINADSMQVYDTLRVLTARPSEEEMQGVPHLLYGHVPASSLYSTGEWLRDISMLLSDLRGQRRLPVIVGGTGLYFKALTGGLSDMPVIPDEIRDRLRGRLVEEGPAVLHTELSRRDSEMAEALQPGDGQRIVRALEVIEATGKSIRDYQKASGPVIVDPDRAQKFVVLPDRPVLHDRINRRFEAMMESGAVEEVEALLALKLAPDATAMKAIGVSQIAEMLTGRMSEAEVIEKSAAATRQYAKRQMTWFRNQMGEDWTRIQP, translated from the coding sequence ATGATGAAAAACCTTGATGAGAATTTTGATGCGATCCTGATAACCGGCCCGACGGCAAGCGGCAAGTCCGCGCTTGCGCTTCGTCTGGCGCGGGAGCGGAATGGCGTCGTCATCAATGCCGACAGCATGCAGGTTTACGACACGCTGCGGGTGCTGACCGCCCGGCCTTCGGAAGAAGAAATGCAGGGCGTGCCGCATCTGCTTTACGGCCATGTGCCGGCGAGCAGCCTTTATTCCACGGGTGAATGGCTGCGGGATATTTCAATGCTGCTTTCGGATCTGCGGGGGCAGAGACGTCTTCCCGTCATCGTCGGCGGCACGGGGCTTTATTTCAAGGCGCTGACCGGGGGACTGTCAGATATGCCTGTCATCCCGGACGAAATCCGCGACAGGCTGCGCGGCCGGCTGGTTGAAGAAGGGCCGGCGGTTCTCCACACGGAATTGTCGCGACGCGATTCCGAAATGGCAGAGGCTCTGCAGCCAGGAGATGGCCAGCGGATCGTCCGGGCGCTGGAAGTGATCGAAGCGACCGGAAAATCGATCCGGGATTACCAGAAAGCCAGCGGCCCGGTGATCGTTGATCCCGACCGGGCGCAGAAATTCGTCGTTTTGCCTGACAGGCCGGTGCTGCATGACCGCATCAACCGTCGTTTCGAGGCCATGATGGAAAGCGGCGCGGTGGAGGAGGTGGAGGCGCTTCTGGCTCTCAAGCTCGCGCCCGATGCGACGGCAATGAAGGCGATCGGCGTTTCCCAGATCGCCGAGATGCTGACCGGACGCATGAGCGAGGCGGAGGTGATCGAAAAATCAGCCGCTGCGACCCGCCAATATGCCAAACGGCAGATGACCTGGTTCCGCAACCAGATGGGGGAGGACTGGACGCGTATCCAGCCCTGA
- the hflK gene encoding FtsH protease activity modulator HflK, producing the protein MPWSNQNGGGGPWGGGGGGNNQGGGGGPWGQGPNRPRGGGGGNNGGPPDLEEIIRRSQDRFKNVLPGGFNGGAVAILVLVILVFLGIQSIYTVQPDERGVELRFGRPKDEISMPGLHFHLWPIETVEIVKVTEQQQNIGSRASSSSSSGVMLTGDQNIVNVQFSVLYTVSDPKSYLFNVDSPAETLQQVSESAMREVVGRRPAQDIFRDNRQAIAGDVRTIIQSTMDGYGAGISINAVAIEDAAPPREVADAFDEVQRAEQDEDRFVQEANQYANQKLGAARGQAAQIVEEANAYKSRVVNEAEGEAQRFISIYDQYRTAPDVTRQRMFLETMEQVLKGSNKVIIDEKQGVVPYLPLNEIMRGNTGAAQQGGN; encoded by the coding sequence ATGCCCTGGAGCAATCAGAATGGCGGCGGCGGCCCTTGGGGCGGCGGCGGTGGAGGAAACAACCAGGGTGGCGGTGGCGGCCCGTGGGGACAGGGGCCTAACCGGCCTCGCGGCGGCGGTGGCGGCAACAATGGCGGCCCACCTGATCTGGAAGAGATCATCCGGCGCAGTCAGGACCGTTTCAAGAATGTCCTGCCGGGTGGCTTTAACGGCGGCGCGGTTGCGATCCTCGTTCTGGTCATCCTCGTTTTCCTTGGCATCCAGTCCATCTATACCGTCCAGCCGGACGAGCGTGGCGTTGAGCTGCGTTTCGGCCGTCCCAAGGATGAAATCTCGATGCCGGGCCTGCATTTCCATCTGTGGCCGATCGAGACGGTTGAAATCGTCAAGGTCACCGAGCAGCAGCAGAATATCGGTTCGCGCGCCTCGTCTTCGTCATCGAGCGGCGTGATGCTGACCGGCGACCAGAACATCGTCAACGTGCAGTTCTCGGTGCTCTATACCGTTTCGGATCCGAAATCCTATCTCTTCAATGTCGACAGCCCGGCGGAAACCCTGCAGCAGGTTTCTGAAAGCGCCATGCGCGAAGTGGTTGGCCGTCGCCCGGCGCAGGATATTTTCCGCGATAACCGTCAGGCGATTGCGGGAGACGTGCGCACCATCATCCAGTCCACCATGGACGGTTATGGCGCCGGCATCTCCATCAATGCGGTCGCCATCGAAGATGCGGCACCGCCGCGCGAAGTGGCCGATGCCTTTGATGAAGTGCAGCGCGCCGAGCAGGATGAAGATCGCTTCGTTCAGGAAGCCAACCAGTATGCCAACCAGAAACTGGGTGCGGCACGCGGTCAGGCGGCACAGATCGTCGAAGAGGCGAACGCTTACAAGTCGCGTGTCGTCAACGAGGCTGAGGGTGAGGCACAGCGCTTCATCTCCATCTACGACCAGTATCGCACGGCGCCGGATGTGACCCGTCAGCGCATGTTCCTTGAAACCATGGAACAGGTCCTGAAGGGCTCCAACAAGGTCATCATCGACGAAAAGCAGGGCGTGGTGCCTTATCTGCCTCTGAATGAGATCATGCGCGGCAATACAGGCGCAGCACAGCAGGGAGGCAACTGA
- a CDS encoding DUF2853 family protein — protein MTDYLADVKKYDAAADEAIVGKIVKHLGIALRNRDSSLVSASDPEELARVKASWCGKKLGVTDDSADKAIDATAKAMAADRSKSRVTFYYLVAKELGKLQSL, from the coding sequence ATGACCGACTATCTCGCAGATGTGAAGAAATACGATGCGGCAGCCGACGAAGCCATCGTTGGCAAAATCGTCAAGCATCTCGGCATTGCGTTGCGCAACCGGGATTCATCGCTGGTGTCTGCTTCCGATCCGGAAGAACTTGCGCGTGTCAAGGCAAGCTGGTGCGGCAAGAAGCTCGGCGTGACCGACGACAGCGCCGACAAGGCGATCGACGCCACCGCGAAAGCCATGGCTGCTGACCGCTCCAAGTCGCGCGTGACCTTCTATTATCTGGTGGCCAAGGAACTGGGCAAACTCCAGTCGCTTTGA
- a CDS encoding Do family serine endopeptidase, with product MAVTLLSPFRNSIAAVAGIALVAGSLSAPVAARAQSHGPESVADLAEPLLDAVVNISTSQNVKTEGKGPVPPKLPEGSPFQEFFKDYFDSQKPEGGEKVNSLGSGFVIDPAGYVVTNNHVIEGADAIEVIFPNGSKLKATLVGTDTKTDLSVLKVEPKTPLKAVKFGDSRSMRIGDWVMAIGNPFGLGGSLTVGVISARGRNINAGPYDNFIQTDAAINKGNSGGPLFNMKGEVIGINTAIISPSGGSIGIGFAVPTELAQNIVQQLIEFGETRRGWLGVRVQPVTDDVAASLGMESAKGALISGVAKGGPVENGPIQAGDVVLKFDGKDIHEMRDLLRIVAESPVGKEVDVVILRDGKEETVKVKLGQLQDTTDEKAATEDPQAEDGDGGVVAPDDDGGTDDQAQDQTPEVREAPQSVLGMNLVVLSNELRTEKGIAESVEGVLVASVDTGSPAEQKGMKPGDIIVEVGQDFMEVPGDVLVRINGLKSEGRKNAHMMVADAQGNLRVVALPLE from the coding sequence ATGGCCGTGACCCTTCTTTCGCCTTTTCGCAACAGCATTGCCGCAGTCGCGGGCATCGCGCTTGTGGCGGGCAGCCTTTCGGCGCCGGTTGCGGCAAGGGCGCAGAGCCATGGGCCGGAGTCTGTGGCCGATCTTGCCGAGCCGCTGCTGGATGCGGTGGTGAATATTTCGACGTCACAGAACGTCAAGACCGAGGGCAAGGGTCCTGTTCCGCCGAAGCTGCCGGAGGGGTCGCCCTTCCAGGAATTCTTCAAGGATTATTTCGACAGCCAGAAGCCGGAGGGCGGTGAAAAGGTCAACTCGCTGGGTTCCGGTTTCGTCATCGATCCCGCTGGCTATGTCGTCACCAACAATCACGTCATCGAGGGTGCTGATGCCATCGAGGTGATTTTCCCGAACGGCTCGAAGCTGAAGGCAACGCTTGTTGGCACCGATACCAAGACCGACCTTTCGGTCTTGAAGGTAGAGCCAAAAACGCCGCTGAAGGCCGTCAAGTTCGGCGATTCGCGCAGCATGCGCATCGGTGACTGGGTAATGGCCATCGGCAACCCCTTCGGCCTTGGCGGTTCGCTGACTGTCGGCGTCATTTCCGCGCGCGGCCGCAACATCAATGCCGGCCCCTATGACAATTTCATCCAGACGGATGCGGCGATCAACAAGGGCAATTCGGGTGGTCCGCTCTTCAACATGAAGGGCGAGGTAATCGGCATCAATACCGCGATCATTTCGCCGAGCGGCGGTTCGATCGGTATCGGTTTTGCCGTTCCGACGGAGCTTGCGCAGAATATCGTGCAGCAGCTGATCGAATTCGGCGAGACCCGTCGCGGCTGGCTCGGCGTTCGTGTTCAGCCGGTCACCGACGATGTGGCCGCAAGCCTCGGCATGGAAAGCGCCAAGGGTGCGCTTATCTCCGGTGTGGCCAAAGGCGGCCCGGTGGAGAACGGCCCTATCCAGGCCGGCGATGTCGTGCTGAAATTCGACGGCAAGGACATTCATGAAATGCGCGACCTTCTGCGGATCGTGGCGGAAAGCCCGGTTGGCAAGGAAGTCGATGTGGTGATCCTGCGTGACGGCAAGGAGGAGACCGTCAAGGTCAAGCTCGGGCAGTTGCAGGATACGACCGACGAAAAGGCCGCGACCGAAGACCCGCAGGCCGAAGACGGTGATGGCGGCGTGGTTGCCCCTGATGATGATGGCGGCACCGACGATCAGGCACAGGACCAGACGCCGGAAGTGCGTGAAGCACCGCAGAGCGTGCTTGGCATGAACCTGGTCGTCCTCAGCAATGAGCTGCGCACGGAAAAGGGCATTGCTGAAAGCGTTGAAGGTGTGCTGGTCGCAAGCGTCGATACGGGTTCGCCGGCCGAACAGAAGGGCATGAAACCGGGCGATATCATCGTCGAAGTTGGTCAGGACTTCATGGAAGTTCCCGGCGACGTGCTGGTTCGCATCAACGGCCTGAAATCCGAAGGCCGCAAGAATGCGCATATGATGGTTGCCGATGCGCAGGGCAATCTGCGCGTGGTGGCGCTGCCGCTGGAGTAA
- a CDS encoding SDR family oxidoreductase, with amino-acid sequence MKLLENKVAIITGASSGIGRATARLFASQGAAVVINARGAAALEEVAAGVRETGGRVHAVVGDVNLEETHSRLADAAVSIFGGLDIAVNNAGAVGAMKPLAEISAEEWDHVITANLTSSYLGARHQIPLMLKRGGGSIVFISSFVGTSAGIPGMAAYGTSKAALMGLVKGITADYAVQGIRANGLLPGGVDTPMAGDAAQKEWAAGLHAMKRIAEPEELAQAALFLASPMSSFVAGAALFADGGNAAVK; translated from the coding sequence ATGAAATTACTCGAAAACAAGGTTGCCATCATCACTGGCGCGTCATCCGGCATCGGCCGGGCGACGGCGAGGCTGTTTGCCTCGCAAGGGGCAGCCGTCGTCATCAATGCGCGGGGTGCTGCGGCACTGGAAGAGGTTGCCGCCGGGGTTCGCGAGACCGGTGGCCGTGTCCATGCCGTTGTCGGTGATGTCAATCTTGAGGAAACTCATTCCCGGCTGGCGGATGCTGCCGTCAGCATTTTCGGCGGTCTCGATATCGCCGTCAACAATGCAGGCGCGGTCGGCGCCATGAAGCCGCTGGCTGAGATTTCCGCCGAGGAATGGGATCATGTAATCACAGCCAATCTCACTTCCTCATATCTCGGTGCGCGTCACCAGATTCCGTTGATGCTGAAGCGGGGCGGTGGCTCGATCGTCTTTATCTCGAGCTTCGTCGGTACCAGTGCAGGCATACCGGGCATGGCGGCCTATGGCACGTCGAAGGCGGCGCTGATGGGGCTGGTGAAAGGCATTACCGCCGATTATGCCGTGCAGGGCATTCGCGCCAATGGGCTGCTTCCTGGCGGGGTCGACACACCCATGGCCGGAGATGCGGCCCAGAAGGAATGGGCGGCAGGCCTGCATGCGATGAAGCGCATCGCCGAGCCGGAAGAACTGGCGCAGGCAGCCCTTTTCCTCGCCAGCCCGATGTCGAGTTTCGTTGCCGGGGCGGCGCTGTTTGCGGATGGCGGCAATGCGGCGGTGAAGTAA
- a CDS encoding SspB family protein, with product MGQDHIRYDILAQDALRGVIRKVLGEVAATGRLPGDHHFFITFLTGAPGVRISQHLKSKYAEQMTIVIQHQFWDMKVTETGFEIGLSFSDTPEKLVIPYNAIRGFYDPSVNFELEFDVPLADEEEIEEAEITAYPVSNEAKPASTSEAPKAGEEKKEGSVVSLDAFRKKQ from the coding sequence ATGGGGCAGGATCATATCCGTTACGACATTCTCGCACAGGATGCCCTTCGCGGCGTTATTCGTAAGGTTTTGGGTGAAGTGGCCGCCACCGGCCGCCTGCCCGGCGACCATCATTTCTTCATCACATTCCTGACCGGCGCGCCGGGCGTGCGGATTTCCCAGCACCTCAAGTCGAAATATGCCGAGCAGATGACCATCGTTATCCAGCACCAGTTCTGGGATATGAAGGTAACGGAAACCGGCTTCGAAATCGGCCTGTCTTTCTCCGATACGCCGGAAAAGCTGGTTATCCCTTACAACGCCATTCGCGGTTTCTACGATCCTTCCGTCAATTTCGAGCTTGAATTCGACGTGCCTCTGGCCGATGAAGAAGAGATTGAAGAGGCCGAAATCACCGCCTATCCCGTTTCCAACGAGGCAAAGCCCGCTTCCACCTCCGAGGCCCCCAAGGCCGGCGAGGAAAAGAAGGAAGGCTCCGTCGTTTCGCTGGATGCCTTCCGCAAGAAGCAATAA
- a CDS encoding dihydrofolate reductase has product MSEPRVTIIVAVSENGVIGRDLDMPWKLSTDLKRFKAMTMGKPLIMGRKTFLSVGERPLPGRPHIIVSRNADYRPAGVDVVSSLDEALKLAKDKAAEMGVDEVFVAGGGEIYRQAMPFADQLSVTHVAVKLDGDTFFPEIDPEVFEKTDENAVPAGERDNYPVLFTTYLRRAASK; this is encoded by the coding sequence ATGAGCGAGCCACGCGTCACCATCATCGTCGCCGTCTCGGAAAACGGCGTCATCGGCCGCGACCTCGATATGCCGTGGAAGCTCTCCACTGATCTCAAGCGCTTCAAAGCGATGACGATGGGCAAGCCGCTCATCATGGGCCGCAAGACGTTTCTGTCTGTCGGTGAGCGCCCCTTGCCGGGCCGGCCGCATATCATCGTCAGCCGCAATGCCGATTACAGGCCGGCGGGCGTTGATGTGGTCTCGTCGCTGGACGAGGCTTTGAAGCTTGCCAAAGACAAGGCTGCGGAAATGGGTGTCGATGAGGTTTTCGTGGCCGGCGGCGGCGAGATTTATCGTCAGGCCATGCCATTTGCCGATCAACTTTCCGTCACCCATGTGGCGGTAAAGCTCGATGGCGACACTTTTTTTCCGGAAATCGATCCTGAGGTCTTTGAAAAAACCGACGAGAATGCCGTTCCCGCAGGGGAAAGGGACAATTATCCGGTTCTGTTCACCACTTATTTGCGAAGAGCCGCGTCAAAGTGA